From Gimesia panareensis, the proteins below share one genomic window:
- a CDS encoding sulfatase-like hydrolase/transferase: MKSALRILCCLIFLTVTASRSLPAKEAQPDKPNFIIIFADDLGYGDLECYGHPQFKTPNLNRMAAEGARLTQFNVPVPYCAPSRATLLTGRYPWRHGVWFNPAPDGKQFRSGVGIADSEVLLSELLKENGYATLCVGKWHLGHDPQFYPTRHGFDDYLGILYSNDMRPVNLIKGEKVIEYPVIQANLTKRYTQRAVEFIRENQQKPFFLYLPHAMPHKPLAASEDFYKKSGAGLYGDVIAELDWSVGEIFKTLKDLKLDENTFVIFASDNGPWFGGNTAGLSGMKSTSWEGGLRVPMIARWPGKIPPRQVIETVCGSIDVFPTILKQAGIKVPEDRVIDGKDLFPVLTKQAPTQHEALFSMKGNSLFTVRSGPWKLHIKPSPRQLLANQGKDWIDPRGPDGVTIIAPYEQAMPDQPPGLLTGDKPVPMMLFNLEEDPAEQHNVAQAHPEVVARLQKLFEEMQTQVPESIRNFGQQPGKKKSSPKNN; this comes from the coding sequence GTGAAAAGTGCTCTCAGGATTCTCTGTTGTCTTATTTTTCTGACCGTTACCGCGTCCCGCTCTCTCCCGGCAAAAGAGGCCCAGCCGGACAAACCGAACTTTATCATCATCTTTGCCGACGATCTGGGATATGGAGATCTGGAGTGTTACGGGCATCCTCAATTCAAAACGCCGAACCTGAATCGGATGGCGGCGGAGGGAGCCCGGCTGACACAGTTCAATGTTCCGGTTCCGTATTGTGCTCCTTCGCGGGCGACCTTACTGACGGGGCGCTATCCCTGGCGACATGGTGTCTGGTTTAATCCGGCTCCGGACGGGAAACAATTTCGCAGTGGTGTGGGGATCGCCGACAGCGAAGTTCTGCTCAGTGAGCTCCTGAAAGAGAACGGTTATGCCACCCTGTGCGTGGGCAAATGGCATCTGGGACATGATCCACAGTTCTATCCCACCCGTCACGGATTTGATGATTACCTGGGAATTCTGTATTCCAACGACATGCGCCCCGTGAATCTGATCAAAGGCGAAAAGGTGATTGAATATCCGGTCATCCAGGCCAATCTGACGAAGCGTTACACCCAGCGGGCGGTGGAGTTCATCAGGGAAAATCAGCAGAAGCCGTTCTTCCTCTATCTGCCGCATGCGATGCCGCATAAGCCTCTGGCCGCTTCTGAAGACTTTTATAAGAAAAGCGGAGCCGGACTGTACGGCGATGTCATTGCCGAGCTGGACTGGAGCGTGGGAGAGATTTTCAAAACCCTGAAGGATCTCAAGCTCGACGAAAATACGTTTGTGATTTTCGCCTCAGATAACGGCCCCTGGTTTGGCGGGAATACGGCAGGTCTGTCAGGGATGAAGTCGACCAGCTGGGAAGGGGGGCTGCGGGTGCCGATGATTGCCCGCTGGCCCGGTAAAATTCCTCCCCGCCAGGTGATCGAGACTGTCTGCGGTTCGATTGATGTCTTTCCGACGATCCTGAAGCAGGCGGGGATCAAAGTACCCGAAGACCGGGTGATTGACGGTAAGGATCTGTTTCCCGTGCTGACAAAGCAGGCCCCGACCCAGCACGAGGCACTGTTCTCGATGAAAGGAAATTCCCTGTTTACGGTACGGAGTGGTCCCTGGAAGCTGCACATCAAACCCTCCCCCCGGCAGCTGCTGGCGAACCAGGGAAAAGACTGGATCGACCCGCGTGGACCGGATGGCGTGACGATCATTGCGCCTTACGAGCAGGCGATGCCTGACCAGCCGCCAGGACTGCTCACCGGAGATAAGCCGGTGCCGATGATGCTCTTCAACCTCGAAGAAGATCCAGCCGAACAGCATAATGTGGCTCAGGCTCATCCTGAAGTGGTGGCCCGTCTGCAGAAGTTGTTCGAGGAAATGCAGACGCAGGTTCCAGAATCGATTCGCAACTTTGGTCAACAACCCGGCAAGAAAAAATCGTCTCCCAAAAATAACTGA